A part of Oncorhynchus masou masou isolate Uvic2021 chromosome 30, UVic_Omas_1.1, whole genome shotgun sequence genomic DNA contains:
- the acaa1 gene encoding 3-ketoacyl-CoA thiolase, peroxisomal, translated as MHRVKVVFGHLSPPNTFKTHSDPIVSGAKCSALSASPDDIVVVHGLRTAIGKAKKGSFKDTTPDELLSCVMTAVLVDVGLSPERLGDICVGNVLQPGAGALMARVAHFLSEFPETVPVYTVNRMCSSGLQALFNVAGAIRSGSYDMGLACGVESMSLRDAGEPGDVSSRLMDYEKARDCVIPMGSSSYNTVQRMWHGAVWCLQREAGFSSQQKASQAQKQGIFDQEICPVTTKFVDEDGSERTVTVTKDDGIRPGTTLAGLTKLRGAFKPDGSTTAGNSSQVSDGAAAVLVGRRSVVESLSLPVLGVLKASAVVGVPPDVMGIGPAYAIPAALGQAGLTVADIDVFEINEAFASQAVYCVEKLGIPLEKVNPNGGAIALGHPLGCTGARQVVTLLNELKRRGRRAYGVVSMCIGTGMGAAAVFEYPGP; from the exons ATGCACAGAGTAAAGGTAGTTTTTGGTCATTTATCGCCACCGAACACGTTCAAAACCCACAGTGATCCTATTGTCTCCGGGGCAAAATGTAGTGCTTTATCCGCCAGTCCAGATGATATAGTGGTGGTCCACGGGCTGAGGACGGCTATCGGCAAGGCTAAAAAAGGATCTTTCAAG gacacCACTCCAGATGAGCTGCTGAGTTGTGTGATGACAGCGGTCCTGGTAGATGTGGGACTGTCACCTGAGAGACTAGGGGACATCTGTGTGG GTAATGTTCTACAGCCTGGGGCAGGTGCTCTCATGGCCAGAGTGGCTCACTTCCTCAG TGAGTTCCCAGAGACTGTTCCTGTCTACACCGTCAACAGGATGTGTTCCTCTGGACTACAGGCTCTGTTCAACGTCGCAG GAGCCATCAGGAGTGGGTCATATGATATGGGTCTGGCCTGTGG AGTGGAGAGCATGTCTCTGCGTGACGCTGGGGAACCAGGCGATGTGAGCTCCAGACTTATGGACTACGAGAAGGCTAGAGACTGTGTCATACCTATGGG TAGCAGCAGTTATAATACAG TTCAGAGAATGTGGCATGGAGCGGTTTGGTGTCTCCAGAGAGAAGCAGGATTCAGCTCTCAGCAGAA GGCCAGCCAGGCTCAGAAGCAGGGAATATTTGACCAGGAGATCTGCCCAGTAACCACAAAGTTTGTTGACGAGGACGGCTCTGAACGTACGGTTACCGTAACCAAGGACGATGGGATCCGGCCCGGTACCACGCTGGCGGGGCTGACCAAACTCAGAGGGGCTTTCAAACCTGACGGCAGCACCACCGCAG GTAACTCCAGCCAGGTGAGTGACGGTGCAGCAGCGGTGCTGGTGGGCAGGAGGTCCGTGGTGGAGTCCCTGTCTCTGCCAGTCCTGGGGGTGCTGAAGGCCAGTGCTGTGGTGGGGGTACCCCCTGACGTCATGGGTATCGGACCAGCCTATGCCATCCCTGCTGCTCTGGGGCAGGCCG GTCTGACTGTAGCTGATATTGACGTGTTTGAGATCAACGAGGCGTTTGCCAGCCAG GCTGTGTATTGCGTGGAGAAGCTGGGGATCCCCCTGGAGAAGgtgaaccctaacggaggagccATCGCCTTGGGTCACCCTCTGGGCTGCACCGGGGCCCGCCAGGTTGTCACCCTGCTCAATGAACTCAAACGCAGGGGCAGGAG